One genomic window of Gossypium hirsutum isolate 1008001.06 chromosome D11, Gossypium_hirsutum_v2.1, whole genome shotgun sequence includes the following:
- the LOC107925950 gene encoding probable disease resistance protein At4g27220, which produces MEITMGSASNLVTGVVGYLFQKIKRNFSYVFHHRTMVLDFEKKVEMLKDKRDRVLLDVDAAQNNGETIYPDVNNWLMKVDDMIISELNKVKSLEDEAKNKCFIGLCPNFKAFYQLSKKAEEDAGAVDELLQQGGFDKISYRDVPQPIVVVPPKDFEDFNSRKLVFNKIMEAVKDPNFNILGVHGMPGVGKTTLVKEVVRQVKEDKLFDSVVMAVVTYTPDVQKIQDQIADMLGLKFEEQSMSGRASRLCQRLKKEKKILVVLDDIWAKLDLMEVGIPLGDKDQVCTILLTSRDRNVLRKDMDAKESFPLGVLTHEEAWNFFKNIARNGVESHDLPPIAIEVAKRCGGLPIAIRTLATSLKNEPPFAWEDALQQLNGPPSSNFKGVPAAVCSSIEWSYDRLPSEEHKQTFLLCGLIGHNALFDELLMYAMGLGLFHGINTVEKTRIRLLTVVSHLKACCLLVDSYSNQRFDMHDLISDVAISIASKGNHVFSLRPQDVLDDWPDDETMKECDKIFLPYGSFSELPDQLKCPKLSFFGIGSKNPLLKIPTNFFMETKNLKVLILACLNLPSLPSSISLLANLRTLCLMYCALGDIALIGELKNLEILNFEGSEIEMLPEEIGQLTKLKWLGLIDCSKLKRIPPGVFCKLSRLEELYMSNSFNEWEAKGQSSQQSNFSLAELKALSCLTSLEIHIPNANIIPKDFSFEKLQRYIIFIGEASHWDWNWVWVRENSRTLKLSLQTSISFLNNGVKVLLKKAENLYIDEVKDVEILLQESEVGDYFRQLKNLHIQNGAMIQYIFKDNDDVDKIEFQLEILELQGLPKLISFCSKNEGSTSTSPQETTLFKQKTQFPKLKELVLSSITIERIWLPQEFCSTQNLTTLIIEGCANLKHVLSDSMVEYLQQLECLEISECKCIHEIISKEKIIKEAFRNRYLICFPRLNSLKLKGLQNLIGFCHEDYTVEFPTLRILEIENCPQLKGFIHNSTSKEILTDVVLFNNKVLFSTHSSFVIFNSFNHCFHSHQKFIVGCFFQFGENHNLPFEKSKAGMGQPTSYKFFSYAKRVEYYGM; this is translated from the exons ATGGAGATTACTATGGGCAGCGCTAGCAACCTTGTTACCGGTGTTGTCGGATACTTGTTCCAAAAAATCAAACGTAATTTCAGCTATGTTTTCCACCATAGAACAATGGTCTTGGATTTCGAGAAGAAAGTTGAGATGTTGAAAGACAAAAGAGACAGAGTGCTGCTAGACGTTGATGCTGCTCAAAATAACGGCGAGACTATATACCCCGACGTCAACAATTGGCTCATGAAAGTCGACGACATGATCATTTCAGAGTTGAACAAAGTGAAGAGTCTTGAAGACGAAGCAAAGAACAAATGTTTTATCGGCTTGTGTCCTAATTTTAAGGCTTTCTATCAGCTTAGCAAGAAAGCAGAAGAAGATGCTGGTGCCGTTGATGAACTCCTCCAGCAAGGTGGATTTGACAAAATATCATACCGGGATGTCCCGCAGCCCATAGTGGTTGTACCTCCAAAAGATTTTGAGGACTTTAATTCAAGAAAACTGGTGTTTAACAAGATCATGGAGGCGGTGAAAGATCCTAATTTCAACATACTAGGAGTGCACGGAATGCCTGGTGTCGGCAAGACTACACTTGTGAAAGAAGTTGTCAGACAAGTCAAAGAAGATAAGTTATTCGACTCGGTGGTTATGGCTGTTGTGACTTATACTCCTGACGTCCAGAAAATTCAAGATCAAATTGCAGATATGTTGGGATTGAAATTTGAGGAGCAAAGTATGAGTGGAAGAGCAAGTCGGTTGTGCCAAAGgttgaagaaagagaagaagattCTTGTTGTTTTAGATGACATTTGGGCAAAATTAGACCTGATGGAAGTGGGAATTCCTTTGGGAGATAAGGATCAGGTATGCACCATACTGCTGACGTCCAGAGATCGTAATGTCCTGAGGAAGGATATGGATGCTAAAGAGAGTTTTCCACTCGGAGTTTTAACACACGAAGAAGCTTGGAATTTCTTCAAGAATATAGCACGGAACGGTGTTGAAAGTCATGACTTGCCTCCTATAGCAATTGAGGTAGCTAAAAGATGTGGTGGCCTACCAATCGCCATTAGAACACTTGCAACATCTTTGAAAAATGAACCTCCATTTGCATGGGAGGATGCTTTGCAACAGCTAAACGGGCCACCGTCGAGCAACTTCAAAGGAGTACCAGCAGCTGTATGTTCAAGTATAGAGTGGAGTTACGATCGTTTACCAAGCGAGGAACATAAACAGACTTTTTTGCTTTGCGGTCTAATTGGTCATAATGCTCTCTTTGATGAGTTGCTTATGTATGCAATGGGATTGGGTTTATTCCATGGTATCAACACGGTTGAAAAAACACGGATCAGATTATTGACAGTGGTGAGTCATCTCAAAGCCTGTTGTTTGTTAGTTGATAGTTATAGCAATCAACGCTTTGATATGCATGATCTTATTTCTGATGTGGCCATCTCAATTGCTTCTAAAGGCAACCACGTTTTTTCTTTAAGACCTCAGGATGTTTTGGATGATTGGCCAGATGATGAAACGATGAAAGAGTGCGACAAAATATTTTTACCGTATGGTAGCTTCAGCGAACTTCCTGATCAGTTGAAATGCCCCAAACTTAGTTTTTTCGGTATCGGTAGCAAAAATCCTTTGTTGAAAATACCAACAAACTTTTTTATGGAAACAAAAAATCTTAAAGTCCTAATTTTGGCTTGTTTGAATTTACCGTCCTTGCCCTCATCAATTTCCTTGCTGGCAAACCTTCGAACATTATGCTTGATGTATTGTGCGTTGGGAGACATTGCCCTTATCGGAGAGCTCAAGAATCTGGAAATTCTTAACTTTGAAGGTTCTGAAATTGAAATGCTACCGGAGGAAATAGGACAGCTGACTAAACTAAAGTGGTTAGGTTTAATTGATTGTTCCAAACTCAAAAGAATTCCACCTGGTGTCTTCTGCAAATTGTCTCGATTAGAAGAACTGTATATGAGTAACAGTTTTAATGAATGGGAAGCAAAGGGGCAGTCTAGTCAACAAAGCAATTTCAGTCTTGCTGAATTGAAAGCTTTGTCATGTTTAACTTCTTTAGAAATTCATATTCCTAATGCCAACATTATTCCCAAAGACTTCTCCTTTGAAAAGTTGCAAAGATACATTATTTTTATCGGAGAAGCATCGCATTGGGATTGGAATTGGGTTTGGGTTCGTGAAAACTCCAGAACCCTAAAGCTTAGCCTACAGACAAGCATTAGCTTTCTTAATAATGGAGTCAAAGTTTTATTGAAGAAAGCTGAAAATTTATACATAGATGAAGTGAAAGATGTGGAGATTTTGCTACAGGAATCAGAAGTTGGAGATTATTTTCGACAGTTGAAGAATCTGCATATCCAGAATGGTGCAATGATCCAATATATCTTtaaagataatgatgatgttgacaAAATTGAATTCCAACTAGAGATTTTGGAGCTCCAGGGCCTACCAAAGCTCATTAGCTTTTGCTCTAAAAATGAAGGTTCCACTTCCACATCTCCACAGGAAACAACTCTTTTTAAGCAAAAG ACACAGTTTCCTAAGTTGAAGGAGTTGGTGCTATCCTCAATTACCATCGAAAGAATATGGCTTCCCCAAGAGTTTTGTTCAACCCAAAATTTGACAACGTTGATCATTGAGGGCTGTGCCAACTTAAAACACGTCTTATCCGACTCCATGGTTGAATATCTCCAACAGCTCGAATGCTTGGAAATAAGTGAATGTAAGTGCATACATGAGATAATATCAAAGGAGAAGATTATCAAGGAAGCATTCAGAAATAGATACCTAATCTGCTTCCCTCGATTAAACTCCCTCAAGTTGAAAGGACTTCAGAATCTCATCGGATTTTGTCATGAAGATTATACTGTTGAATTCCCAACCTTGAGGATTCTTGAGATAGAAAACTGTCCACAATTGAAGGGATTCATCCATAATTCTACGAGTAAAGAAATCCTTACAGATGTAGTTTTATTCAACAATAAGGTACTATTTTCAACACATTCTTCTTTTGTTATATTTAACTCTTTTAATCATTGCTTTCATTCGCATCAAAAATTCATTGTAGGTTGTTTTTTCCAATTTGGAGAAAATCACAATCTCCCATTTGAGAAAAGTAAAGCGGGTATGGGACAGCCAACTTCATACAAATTCTTTTCCTATGCTAAAAGAGTTGAGTATTATGGAATGTAA